Proteins encoded by one window of Streptococcus suis S735:
- a CDS encoding UTRA domain-containing protein: protein MSKYKKVYQDIKKKIEEQVWSTGQALPTENELMEVYSYSKDTIRKALSLLEMDGYIQKKQGKSSIVIEHGLMKDQYLSEIKTAGELNKRSQHQIQTQLTSLYIIQGQEDLMSTFEVDDKVDFYRVSRVRTIDGERLEYDISYFDRRVVPYLSKEIAESSIYRYLEEELHLTISHSRREISFRFANEEEKQLMDLGDYDMVVVVTSITYLSNGQAFQYGTISYRPDKVSFVSMAKR, encoded by the coding sequence ATGAGTAAGTATAAAAAAGTTTATCAAGATATTAAGAAAAAAATCGAAGAGCAGGTTTGGTCAACTGGACAGGCCCTACCGACAGAAAATGAATTAATGGAAGTGTATTCCTACTCCAAGGACACCATTCGCAAAGCACTATCTCTTCTTGAAATGGATGGTTATATTCAAAAGAAACAGGGGAAATCTTCTATTGTTATCGAACATGGTCTAATGAAGGACCAATATCTTTCTGAAATTAAAACAGCGGGCGAATTGAACAAAAGATCACAGCACCAAATTCAGACCCAGCTTACTTCGCTTTATATTATTCAAGGTCAAGAAGATTTAATGTCAACTTTCGAAGTTGATGATAAGGTAGATTTCTATCGAGTGAGTCGGGTACGGACAATTGACGGTGAGCGGTTGGAATATGACATTTCCTATTTTGACCGTAGGGTCGTCCCTTATCTCAGCAAAGAAATTGCCGAAAGCTCTATTTACCGCTACTTAGAAGAAGAACTCCATTTAACAATTTCTCATTCCAGACGTGAAATTTCCTTCCGTTTTGCAAACGAAGAAGAAAAACAATTGATGGACTTAGGAGACTATGACATGGTCGTCGTGGTCACTAGCATCACCTATCTTTCAAATGGTCAAGCTTTCCAGTATGGAACAATTAGTTACCGTCCAGACAAAGTTAGCTTTGTATCAATGGCGAAACGGTAA
- a CDS encoding endonuclease/exonuclease/phosphatase family protein — protein sequence MKLLTINVHAWLEERQDEKLDVLAQTIAEKAYDVIALQEVNQLITADLVTKDLKADNYGLILLEKLRTLGQFDYSYYWSNSHIGYDKYEEGIAFLTKLPVYEVDQFYCSQNKSIDSILSRKIMGLTVFYQDQLIDLYSCHINLPGSEEEDQLDNIRTIVERTGNRRFKILMGDFNTDAFSDREAYEAITELGLYDSYNLAMEKDQGITVEKAIDGWAGHSQEKRLDYIFLNQKKEVLSSLVIFNGENRPIISDHFGVEVEINV from the coding sequence ATGAAATTACTAACAATTAATGTCCACGCCTGGTTAGAAGAAAGGCAGGATGAAAAACTAGATGTTTTAGCCCAAACAATAGCTGAAAAGGCTTATGATGTCATCGCTCTTCAAGAGGTCAATCAGCTCATAACTGCTGATTTGGTAACGAAAGACTTGAAGGCGGATAATTATGGCTTGATTTTATTAGAAAAATTAAGAACCTTGGGACAATTTGACTATTCATATTATTGGAGCAACTCACATATCGGCTACGATAAGTACGAAGAAGGGATTGCCTTTCTTACCAAGTTGCCAGTTTATGAAGTGGATCAATTTTATTGTAGTCAGAATAAATCTATTGATTCCATCCTATCACGAAAAATTATGGGATTGACGGTCTTCTATCAAGACCAGTTGATCGACCTGTATTCTTGTCACATCAATCTTCCAGGGAGTGAAGAGGAAGACCAGCTTGATAACATTCGTACGATTGTGGAACGGACTGGCAATAGACGTTTTAAGATTCTTATGGGAGATTTTAATACCGATGCCTTCTCAGATCGAGAGGCCTACGAAGCGATTACAGAGCTCGGTCTTTATGATTCATATAATCTAGCGATGGAAAAAGACCAGGGGATTACGGTTGAAAAGGCTATCGATGGCTGGGCTGGTCACAGTCAGGAAAAACGATTGGATTACATTTTCTTAAATCAGAAAAAGGAAGTTTTATCCAGCTTAGTGATTTTCAATGGAGAGAATCGTCCGATTATTTCAGACCATTTTGGTGTGGAAGTTGAAATTAATGTATAA
- a CDS encoding PTS transporter subunit IIBC produces the protein MKKFLSFEFWQKFGKCLMVVIAVMPAAGLMVSIGNSIPLISPESELLIRIGNIIAQIGWGIIGNLHLLFALAIGGSWAKEKAGGAFSAGLAFILINLITGHFFGVTTDMLADAAATVTTVFGTEIPVSGYFVNILGQPALNMGVFVGIIAGFVGATTYNKYYNYRKLPDVLTFFNGKRFVPFVVIYRSVLVALGLAIFWPVVQTGINSFGKWIASSQDTAPILAPFVYGTLERLLLPFGLHHMLTIPMNYTSLGGTYDILTGAQAGTQVFGQDPLWLAWITDLINLKDAGDMAQYNDLLANITPARFKVGQMIGSSGILMGLTYAMYRNVDEDKKHKYKGMFISSALAVFLTGVTEPIEFMFMFAAMPLYVVYAFVQGAAFAMADIVNLRMHSFGNIEFLTRTPMAIKAGIGMDVINFIWVTALFAVGMYFIANFMIKKFNLATAGRNGNYDTETTDVVSNSNVDTADANSQVVQIINLLGGRDNIADVDACMTRLRVSVKDVAQVGDENAWKQAGAMGLIIKDSGVQAVYGPKADVLKSDIQDLLESGVAIPRTEIVATEEVAPETQFKGVTETVYSVAEGQAIAITEVKDPVFSQKMMGDGYAVEPSSGNVYAPVSGIVTSVFPTKHAVGILSDKGVEVLVHVGLDTVALNGAPFSTKVTDGQRVEAGDLLLVADLEAIRSAGRETTIVVAFTNTAEIKSVSLENLGQVSQDSQVATVEL, from the coding sequence ATGAAAAAATTTCTTAGTTTCGAATTTTGGCAAAAATTCGGTAAGTGTTTAATGGTCGTGATTGCAGTTATGCCTGCAGCAGGTCTGATGGTTTCTATCGGAAACTCTATTCCGTTAATCAGCCCAGAATCAGAACTCTTGATTCGTATTGGGAATATCATTGCCCAAATCGGTTGGGGGATTATCGGAAACCTTCACTTGCTCTTTGCCTTGGCTATCGGTGGAAGCTGGGCTAAGGAAAAGGCTGGTGGTGCCTTCTCAGCAGGTCTTGCCTTCATCCTTATTAACTTGATTACAGGTCACTTCTTTGGAGTGACGACTGACATGCTTGCAGATGCAGCAGCAACCGTAACCACTGTTTTTGGAACAGAGATTCCAGTTTCAGGCTACTTCGTCAACATCTTGGGTCAGCCTGCTCTGAACATGGGTGTCTTCGTTGGTATCATCGCTGGTTTTGTAGGGGCAACAACCTATAACAAATACTACAATTACCGCAAATTACCTGATGTTTTGACCTTCTTTAACGGTAAACGCTTTGTACCATTTGTGGTTATCTATCGCTCAGTTCTTGTAGCGCTAGGATTAGCTATCTTTTGGCCAGTTGTTCAAACAGGAATCAACAGCTTTGGTAAATGGATTGCAAGCTCACAGGATACAGCACCAATTCTTGCACCTTTTGTTTATGGTACCTTGGAACGTTTGCTTCTTCCATTTGGTTTGCACCACATGTTGACCATTCCAATGAACTATACATCACTTGGTGGCACCTATGACATCTTGACAGGTGCACAAGCAGGTACACAAGTATTTGGACAAGATCCGCTCTGGTTGGCTTGGATTACAGACTTGATCAACCTCAAAGATGCTGGCGATATGGCTCAGTACAATGACCTTCTTGCAAACATTACTCCAGCCCGTTTCAAAGTTGGTCAAATGATTGGTTCATCAGGGATTTTGATGGGATTGACTTACGCTATGTACCGCAATGTGGATGAAGATAAAAAACATAAGTACAAAGGTATGTTTATTTCTTCAGCACTTGCCGTATTCTTGACAGGTGTAACAGAACCAATTGAGTTTATGTTCATGTTTGCAGCAATGCCACTCTATGTCGTTTATGCTTTTGTACAAGGTGCGGCTTTTGCCATGGCTGACATTGTCAACTTGCGTATGCACTCATTTGGTAATATCGAATTCCTTACACGTACACCGATGGCGATCAAAGCTGGTATCGGTATGGATGTTATTAACTTTATCTGGGTAACAGCCCTCTTTGCGGTTGGTATGTACTTCATTGCCAACTTTATGATTAAGAAATTCAACCTAGCAACAGCTGGACGCAATGGCAACTATGATACAGAAACAACGGATGTGGTTTCAAACTCAAACGTAGATACTGCGGATGCCAATTCACAAGTGGTTCAAATCATCAACTTGCTTGGTGGTCGTGATAATATCGCAGATGTGGATGCTTGTATGACTCGTCTTCGCGTTAGTGTTAAAGATGTGGCACAGGTTGGAGATGAAAATGCTTGGAAACAGGCTGGTGCTATGGGCTTGATTATCAAAGACTCAGGTGTTCAAGCAGTCTACGGACCAAAAGCAGATGTTCTCAAATCAGACATTCAAGACTTGCTAGAATCTGGCGTAGCCATTCCTCGTACGGAAATTGTTGCGACAGAAGAAGTTGCTCCTGAGACTCAGTTCAAAGGTGTGACGGAGACAGTCTACTCTGTTGCTGAAGGGCAAGCCATTGCCATCACAGAAGTGAAAGATCCGGTCTTCTCACAAAAAATGATGGGCGACGGTTATGCAGTTGAGCCTAGCTCAGGCAATGTTTACGCACCAGTTTCAGGTATTGTAACCAGTGTCTTCCCAACCAAACACGCTGTCGGTATTTTGTCTGACAAGGGTGTAGAAGTTTTAGTTCACGTTGGTTTAGACACAGTTGCACTAAACGGTGCTCCATTCTCAACTAAGGTAACAGATGGTCAACGTGTTGAAGCAGGGGATTTGCTCCTTGTCGCAGATTTGGAAGCCATTCGCTCAGCAGGACGTGAAACAACTATCGTCGTTGCCTTCACAAACACAGCTGAAATCAAATCTGTCAGCCTTGAAAATCTTGGACAGGTCAGTCAAGATAGCCAAGTTGCGACAGTAGAGTTGTAA
- a CDS encoding DUF2812 domain-containing protein yields the protein MIRHKLFTSLQEEEHWINSIQSEGYQLVKVTPWTATYHFEKCSRTPHPVRLDFHEHIAKGEYSNYLSLFEDCGWQPIQGSRRCGIHYFQQTIETSSTEIFSDTESKKAFYSRYQNYAYSYFGLFLTLFFIHYQVGLQNGYTLWNPKSWYLTPGLWERTGTSFWFGFLFETPFALFRSGIIPLFFLAWSIYFLHIAEKGKKEAKKLEKY from the coding sequence ATGATAAGACACAAATTATTCACCAGTTTACAAGAGGAAGAACATTGGATCAATTCGATTCAATCCGAAGGTTATCAGCTTGTCAAAGTAACTCCGTGGACAGCAACCTATCATTTTGAAAAATGTAGTCGAACCCCTCATCCCGTACGCCTTGATTTTCATGAACATATTGCAAAAGGAGAATATTCAAATTACCTCTCTCTATTTGAAGACTGTGGTTGGCAACCTATACAAGGTAGTCGTAGATGTGGCATCCATTATTTTCAACAAACAATCGAAACTTCAAGCACAGAAATTTTTTCTGATACCGAATCGAAAAAAGCATTCTATTCACGCTACCAAAATTATGCCTACTCCTATTTCGGATTATTTCTGACTTTATTTTTTATCCATTACCAAGTTGGACTCCAAAATGGATACACACTTTGGAATCCTAAATCCTGGTACCTAACTCCAGGACTATGGGAACGAACTGGTACCAGTTTTTGGTTTGGTTTTCTCTTTGAAACCCCATTCGCATTGTTTAGAAGTGGCATTATTCCCTTATTTTTCCTTGCTTGGTCTATTTATTTCCTCCATATCGCTGAAAAAGGTAAAAAAGAAGCGAAGAAATTAGAAAAATACTGA
- a CDS encoding PadR family transcriptional regulator — translation MKRNKHLPLTETTYYILLALLEPAHGYHIMQKVEDMSDGDVKIAAGTMYGAIENLLKLKWICSVPSSDKRRKVYQVTATGQEIIKLETQRIQKLHHIAKELGF, via the coding sequence ATGAAAAGGAACAAGCATCTCCCCTTAACGGAGACAACCTACTATATTCTATTAGCCCTCTTGGAACCTGCCCATGGCTACCATATCATGCAAAAAGTAGAGGATATGAGTGATGGTGATGTGAAAATCGCTGCAGGAACCATGTATGGAGCGATTGAGAATCTTTTGAAACTAAAATGGATTTGTTCTGTTCCAAGTTCCGATAAAAGAAGAAAAGTCTATCAAGTAACAGCAACGGGCCAAGAGATTATTAAACTGGAAACACAGCGTATTCAAAAACTACATCATATTGCCAAAGAATTAGGTTTTTAA
- a CDS encoding YebC/PmpR family DNA-binding transcriptional regulator, with protein MGRKWANIVAKKTAKDGANSKVYAKFGVEIYVAAKKGDPDPETNSALKFVIDRAKQAQVPKHIIDKAIDKAKGNTDETFVEGRYEGFGPNGSMIIVDTLTSNVNRTAANVRSAFGKNGGNMGASGSVSFMFDKKGVVVFAGDDADAIFELLLEADVEVDDVEAEDGTITVYTAPTDLHKAIVALKESGIQEFNVTELEMIPQSEVSLEGDDLATFEKLYDALEDDEDVQKIYTNVDGF; from the coding sequence ATGGGACGTAAATGGGCCAATATTGTAGCCAAGAAAACCGCAAAAGACGGTGCTAACTCAAAAGTTTACGCCAAATTTGGTGTTGAAATCTATGTAGCAGCGAAAAAGGGTGACCCAGATCCAGAAACAAACTCAGCGCTGAAATTTGTTATCGACCGTGCTAAGCAAGCGCAGGTTCCAAAACACATCATTGACAAGGCCATTGACAAGGCAAAAGGAAACACAGACGAAACCTTCGTGGAAGGTCGTTACGAAGGCTTTGGACCAAATGGTTCTATGATTATCGTTGATACTTTGACATCAAACGTAAACCGTACGGCAGCTAACGTGCGTTCTGCTTTTGGTAAAAACGGCGGTAACATGGGTGCATCTGGTTCTGTATCATTCATGTTTGATAAAAAAGGTGTGGTTGTCTTTGCTGGTGATGATGCAGATGCGATCTTCGAATTGCTCCTTGAAGCAGATGTCGAAGTGGATGACGTAGAAGCAGAAGACGGCACAATCACTGTCTATACAGCTCCAACTGATTTGCACAAGGCAATCGTGGCACTTAAAGAATCAGGAATCCAAGAGTTCAACGTCACTGAACTTGAAATGATCCCACAATCAGAAGTATCACTTGAAGGCGATGACCTCGCAACATTTGAAAAACTCTACGATGCCCTAGAAGACGACGAAGACGTCCAAAAAATCTACACAAATGTAGATGGGTTTTAA
- a CDS encoding SAM hydrolase/SAM-dependent halogenase family protein, with amino-acid sequence MSNNLLVLQSDFGLVDGAVSAMIGVALQESRDLVVHHLTHDITPYNIFEGSYRLFQTVEYWPEGTTFVSVVDPGVGSKRKSVVALTEQNHYIVTPDNGTLSFIKKYVGIKAVREISEVANRRANTEHSYTFHGRDVYAYTGAKLASGHISFEEVGPELSVDKIVEIPTVPTEVGSDYVKGAIDILDVRFGSLWTSITREEFYTLQPQFEDRFEVTIYNNDMLVYQNQVTYGKSFADVRIGQPLIYINSLYRVGVAINQGSFAKAYNVGVGQNWHIEIKRISN; translated from the coding sequence ATGTCAAATAATTTACTTGTTTTACAATCAGATTTTGGTTTAGTTGATGGTGCAGTTTCAGCGATGATTGGTGTTGCTCTCCAAGAATCGAGAGATTTAGTTGTTCACCATCTAACTCATGATATTACTCCGTACAATATCTTTGAGGGTTCATATCGCCTCTTTCAAACGGTCGAATACTGGCCGGAGGGAACAACATTTGTTTCGGTTGTCGATCCGGGAGTTGGTTCAAAACGTAAGAGTGTAGTAGCTTTGACCGAACAAAATCACTACATTGTAACGCCAGATAATGGGACGCTATCCTTCATCAAAAAATATGTGGGGATAAAGGCGGTTCGAGAAATTTCAGAGGTGGCCAATCGCCGTGCCAATACAGAACATTCGTACACCTTCCATGGTCGAGATGTTTATGCCTATACGGGAGCTAAATTGGCTTCTGGACACATTAGCTTTGAAGAAGTTGGTCCAGAATTAAGCGTGGATAAGATTGTGGAAATTCCAACAGTCCCAACGGAAGTTGGTTCGGACTATGTAAAAGGTGCAATTGATATTCTGGATGTTCGATTTGGCTCGCTTTGGACCTCGATTACGAGGGAAGAATTTTACACCTTGCAACCGCAGTTTGAAGATCGCTTTGAAGTGACCATATACAATAACGACATGCTTGTGTATCAAAACCAAGTAACCTATGGCAAGTCCTTTGCGGATGTACGTATCGGACAGCCATTGATTTATATCAATTCCCTCTATCGTGTAGGTGTTGCGATTAATCAGGGCTCATTTGCCAAGGCTTATAATGTCGGTGTAGGTCAAAACTGGCATATTGAAATCAAACGTATTAGTAATTAA
- a CDS encoding ECF-type riboflavin transporter substrate-binding protein, which yields MKNNSIKTVVATGIGAALFVVIGHLINIPTFVPNTSIQLQYAVQSLLAVVFGPVVGFLVGFIGHTLKDSLTYGPWWSWILASGVFGLVVGLTKKRLRIQEGIFEGKDILFFNLVQIAANVLAWGVIAPVLDILIYSEAANKVFAQGLVAGIANSITIAIAGTLLLVVYAKSQTKTGSLSKD from the coding sequence ATGAAAAATAATTCAATCAAAACAGTCGTTGCTACTGGTATCGGCGCAGCCCTCTTTGTGGTTATTGGTCATTTAATCAATATTCCAACCTTTGTCCCAAATACTTCTATCCAGCTTCAATACGCTGTTCAATCGCTATTGGCAGTTGTATTTGGTCCTGTGGTTGGCTTCTTGGTCGGTTTCATTGGGCACACGCTTAAGGATTCGTTGACTTACGGTCCATGGTGGTCATGGATTTTGGCATCAGGGGTCTTTGGTTTGGTTGTTGGTCTTACCAAAAAACGTCTGCGTATTCAAGAAGGGATTTTTGAAGGGAAGGATATTCTTTTCTTTAACCTTGTTCAGATTGCGGCGAATGTGCTTGCTTGGGGAGTCATTGCCCCAGTTTTAGATATTCTTATCTATAGTGAGGCGGCGAATAAGGTCTTTGCACAGGGACTTGTAGCAGGTATTGCAAACAGTATTACAATTGCTATTGCAGGGACACTCCTTTTGGTTGTTTATGCAAAATCTCAAACGAAGACAGGTAGTTTGTCTAAAGATTAA
- a CDS encoding rhodanese-related sulfurtransferase, whose protein sequence is MSKDIRVLLYYKYVPIENAKEYAAEHLAFCKSIGLKGRILIADEGINGTVSGDYETTQKYMDYVHANPLFSDLWFKIDEENEQAFKKMFVRYKKEIVHLGLEDNDFDNDIDPLVTTGAYLSPKEFKEALLDEDTVVLDTRNDYEYDLGHFRGAIRPDIRNFRELPQWVRDNKEKFMDKRVVVYCTGGVRCEKFSGWMVREGYKDVGQLHGGIATYGKDPEVRGELWDGKMYVFDERIAVDVNHVNPVVVGKDWFDGTPCERYVNCGNPFCNRRILTSEENEHKYVRGCSAECRAHERNRYISENGLTRQEWAERLEAIGETLTPANA, encoded by the coding sequence ATGTCAAAAGATATTCGCGTTCTACTCTATTACAAGTATGTTCCAATTGAAAATGCCAAAGAATATGCTGCTGAGCATCTAGCTTTCTGTAAGTCTATCGGACTAAAAGGACGTATTTTGATTGCTGATGAGGGAATCAACGGTACTGTTTCTGGTGACTATGAAACAACTCAAAAGTACATGGACTACGTTCATGCAAACCCATTGTTCAGCGATTTGTGGTTTAAGATTGATGAAGAAAATGAGCAAGCTTTCAAGAAAATGTTTGTTCGTTATAAAAAAGAAATTGTTCACCTTGGTTTAGAAGACAACGACTTTGACAACGATATTGACCCACTCGTGACAACAGGTGCCTACCTATCACCAAAAGAGTTCAAAGAAGCTCTCTTGGACGAAGATACAGTTGTTTTGGATACACGCAATGACTATGAGTATGACCTTGGTCACTTCCGTGGTGCGATCCGTCCAGACATCCGCAACTTCCGTGAGTTGCCACAATGGGTCCGTGATAACAAAGAGAAATTCATGGACAAGCGCGTAGTTGTTTATTGTACTGGTGGTGTTCGCTGTGAAAAATTCTCAGGCTGGATGGTTCGTGAAGGCTACAAGGATGTCGGTCAGCTCCACGGTGGTATCGCAACCTATGGTAAAGACCCAGAAGTTCGTGGTGAATTGTGGGATGGGAAGATGTATGTCTTTGACGAGCGTATCGCGGTCGATGTTAACCATGTTAACCCAGTTGTCGTTGGTAAGGACTGGTTCGATGGCACACCATGTGAGCGCTATGTCAACTGTGGCAATCCATTCTGTAACCGTCGTATTTTGACATCAGAAGAGAATGAGCACAAGTATGTTCGTGGCTGTTCAGCTGAATGCCGTGCTCATGAGCGCAACCGTTACATCTCTGAAAACGGCTTGACTCGTCAAGAATGGGCAGAACGCTTGGAAGCGATTGGGGAAACTCTTACTCCAGCAAATGCTTAG
- a CDS encoding VOC family protein, giving the protein MPKGGNLILMQADSFAQRVPFQVVASGNEVLISLNVASREEVDRIIERVEANGGQITGCPTDARGFYGASFTDLDGIILM; this is encoded by the coding sequence TTGCCTAAGGGTGGCAACTTGATTTTGATGCAGGCAGATAGCTTTGCTCAACGCGTACCATTTCAGGTAGTAGCGAGTGGCAATGAAGTCTTGATTTCGCTTAATGTGGCGAGTAGGGAAGAAGTAGATAGAATTATCGAGCGTGTTGAAGCAAATGGCGGGCAAATTACAGGATGCCCGACAGATGCCCGTGGCTTTTATGGAGCAAGTTTTACGGACCTTGATGGTATCATTTTAATGTGA
- a CDS encoding ABC transporter ATP-binding protein, which produces MKKIIEFKDFTFKYQAQQEPTLKDIQLTIYQGEKVLIIGPSGSGKSTIGQCLNGIIPNIYKGEHSGSLLLDGQEAFNLSVYDKSLLVSTVLQDTDGQFIGLSVAEDLAFALENDMESQVVMKQKVGDWAERLSLTDLLAHRPQDLSGGQKQRVSLGGVLIDESPILLFDEPLANLDPKSGQDTIDLIDRLHKQEGTTTIIIEHRLEDVLYRQVDRVVLINDGRILFNGGPDDLLRTSLLQENGIREPLYLSTLRALGYPIAQAERLSSVWEIDIEALNIASLPTLHFENGEKEALLEVKHLYFSYPNKQVLTDIQLTIHKGERLAIVGKNGAGKSTLAKVLCGFIQGEGEILWKGQSIKEDSVKERAERIGYVLQNPNQMISQTMIFDEVALGLRMRGVTEEEIEHRVHHILKVCGLYPFRNWPISALSYGQKKRVTIASILVLNPEIILLDEPTAGQDQRHYREMMEFLDQLNAQGHTIVMITHDMQLMLDYSDRAVVVVDGQIIEDASPAEILSDDTVIERANLKETSIFHLAERVGVNPLELTTFYMQEERRGR; this is translated from the coding sequence ATGAAAAAAATCATTGAGTTTAAAGATTTTACATTTAAATACCAAGCGCAACAGGAACCCACTTTAAAAGATATTCAGTTAACGATTTATCAGGGAGAGAAAGTTCTGATTATTGGCCCATCTGGTTCAGGAAAGTCGACGATTGGACAATGTCTTAATGGTATTATTCCCAATATTTACAAGGGAGAACATAGCGGAAGTTTACTATTGGATGGTCAGGAAGCATTTAATCTTTCAGTTTATGATAAGTCCTTGCTCGTATCAACGGTTCTCCAAGATACAGATGGTCAATTCATTGGCTTATCAGTTGCCGAGGACCTAGCTTTTGCTTTGGAAAACGACATGGAAAGCCAGGTGGTGATGAAGCAAAAAGTAGGAGATTGGGCAGAAAGACTGTCTTTGACCGATTTGCTGGCACATCGACCACAAGATTTATCTGGAGGTCAAAAGCAACGTGTCAGTCTGGGCGGAGTTCTTATTGATGAGAGTCCTATTTTGTTGTTTGATGAGCCACTTGCTAATTTAGACCCCAAATCGGGCCAAGATACGATTGATTTGATTGACCGTCTGCACAAGCAAGAAGGGACCACAACCATTATTATCGAACACCGTTTAGAGGACGTACTGTATCGTCAGGTGGACCGAGTTGTATTGATTAATGATGGTCGGATTTTGTTCAATGGAGGACCGGATGATTTATTACGTACCTCATTGTTACAGGAAAACGGCATCCGTGAACCCTTATATCTATCGACTCTTCGCGCCTTAGGATATCCGATTGCGCAGGCAGAACGCCTCTCTTCAGTTTGGGAAATTGATATTGAGGCTTTGAATATAGCATCCCTACCGACTCTACACTTTGAAAATGGAGAGAAAGAGGCTTTGTTAGAAGTCAAGCATCTTTATTTTTCCTATCCTAACAAACAAGTTCTTACAGACATTCAACTGACGATTCATAAGGGGGAACGTCTAGCTATTGTTGGAAAAAATGGTGCTGGGAAATCTACTTTAGCAAAGGTGCTTTGTGGTTTTATTCAGGGTGAGGGTGAGATTCTCTGGAAGGGGCAGTCAATCAAAGAAGATTCTGTCAAAGAGCGAGCAGAACGGATTGGTTATGTTCTTCAGAATCCCAACCAAATGATTAGCCAAACGATGATCTTTGATGAGGTTGCTCTTGGTTTGCGCATGCGAGGGGTGACAGAAGAAGAAATTGAACACCGAGTTCACCATATCTTGAAAGTATGTGGCCTGTATCCGTTTCGTAATTGGCCGATTTCGGCACTTTCCTATGGGCAGAAAAAACGGGTAACGATAGCATCTATCTTGGTTCTCAATCCAGAAATTATTTTGCTAGATGAGCCAACAGCAGGACAAGATCAACGACATTATCGGGAAATGATGGAGTTTTTGGATCAATTAAATGCTCAAGGGCACACCATTGTCATGATTACCCATGACATGCAACTCATGCTAGATTATTCAGATAGAGCTGTTGTTGTGGTGGATGGGCAGATTATTGAAGATGCCAGTCCAGCAGAAATTTTATCTGATGATACGGTGATTGAGCGAGCCAATTTAAAAGAAACATCAATTTTTCACTTGGCGGAGAGGGTGGGAGTTAATCCCTTAGAATTAACGACGTTTTATATGCAGGAAGAAAGGAGAGGAAGATGA
- a CDS encoding energy-coupling factor transporter transmembrane component T family protein, with the protein MSQQKLIGYHPGTGLIHSLSAVSKLLFFLIVSILAMITYDTRLILFIAVFSLALFKMSGIRYKEISLVLILTIIFAAMNALMVHLFAPRYGVELYGADTPLLSGLGVYSLTSQQAFYLVNLLLKYFCTVPLAIIFLMTTHPSQFASSLNQIGVSYKVAYAVSLTMRYIPDIQEEFYTIRMSQEARGLELSKKGKLMDRIKGNLSLVIPLIFSSLERIDTISTAMELRRFGKNKKRTWYTQQPLQRIDYAVLLFILALVVVTIYLFFVNQGRFYNPWR; encoded by the coding sequence ATGAGTCAACAAAAACTAATTGGTTACCATCCAGGAACTGGCTTGATTCATAGTTTATCGGCTGTCAGTAAATTACTCTTTTTTCTCATAGTTTCCATTCTTGCTATGATTACTTACGATACCCGCTTGATTCTTTTTATCGCAGTATTTTCTCTAGCCTTGTTTAAAATGTCAGGGATTCGTTATAAAGAAATCTCTCTTGTTTTAATTCTGACAATCATTTTTGCTGCAATGAATGCCCTGATGGTTCACTTGTTTGCACCACGGTATGGAGTGGAACTTTACGGAGCAGACACTCCCTTGCTATCAGGTCTGGGAGTTTATTCCTTGACGAGTCAGCAAGCATTTTATCTGGTGAATCTTCTCTTGAAGTATTTTTGTACAGTTCCTTTAGCGATTATCTTTCTCATGACCACTCATCCTAGCCAGTTTGCTTCCAGCTTGAATCAAATTGGGGTATCCTACAAAGTTGCTTACGCCGTCAGTTTGACCATGCGTTATATTCCAGATATTCAAGAAGAGTTTTATACGATTCGAATGTCTCAAGAAGCGCGTGGTTTGGAATTGTCTAAGAAAGGAAAATTGATGGATCGTATAAAAGGGAATCTATCCCTTGTCATTCCTCTGATTTTCAGCTCCTTGGAGAGGATTGATACGATTTCAACGGCTATGGAATTGCGACGTTTTGGAAAAAATAAAAAAAGAACATGGTATACCCAACAGCCTCTACAGAGAATAGATTACGCTGTCTTGCTATTTATTCTTGCTCTAGTAGTGGTGACAATCTATCTATTTTTTGTTAATCAGGGGCGATTCTATAATCCGTGGCGATGA